From the genome of Candidatus Goldiibacteriota bacterium HGW-Goldbacteria-1, one region includes:
- a CDS encoding indolepyruvate oxidoreductase subunit beta (Involved in the incorporation of exogenous aryl acids in the biosynthesis of aromatic amino acids: catalysis of the ferredoxin-dependent oxidative decarboxylation of arylpyruvates.): MAKITNILLVGVGGQGIVSSSDIISDMALAKGHDVKKSEIHGMSQRGGVVYSFVRYGEKVYSPLPLKEEVDFIASFEEMEILRWQDYINPKTKVIVNTQQIKPASFAFTKQEYPDVKGAFKHQHVKYIDAIAAAKEEGNIKFVSSVMTGALCAYLDFNENDFREAFTKRVGKYTDENVKAFLKGKESVK; this comes from the coding sequence TTGGCTAAAATAACGAATATTCTCCTTGTCGGTGTTGGAGGGCAGGGAATTGTAAGCAGTTCTGACATTATTTCCGATATGGCGCTTGCAAAGGGCCATGATGTAAAAAAATCAGAAATCCACGGAATGAGCCAGCGCGGCGGCGTGGTTTACAGTTTTGTCCGTTACGGTGAAAAGGTCTATTCGCCGCTTCCGCTTAAGGAAGAAGTTGATTTTATTGCGTCTTTTGAAGAGATGGAAATATTGCGCTGGCAGGATTATATCAACCCAAAAACAAAAGTAATTGTAAACACCCAGCAGATTAAACCCGCTTCCTTCGCGTTTACAAAACAGGAATACCCGGACGTTAAGGGCGCTTTTAAACATCAGCATGTAAAATACATTGACGCGATTGCCGCGGCCAAAGAAGAAGGAAATATAAAATTTGTAAGTTCCGTCATGACGGGAGCTTTATGTGCTTATCTGGATTTTAACGAAAATGATTTCAGGGAGGCGTTTACAAAACGCGTCGGCAAATATACGGATGAAAATGTAAAGGCGTTTTTAAAAGGAAAGGAGTCAGTTAAATGA
- a CDS encoding carbohydrate kinase, protein MSKIISIGEILGDFVPEGKGHILRPGGAPSNVAVNLARWGADAAIISKVGDDFLGRFLTGFVKSNNVDVSCIYKIKGYKTGLVFVFLDKSGERDFTFYGNPSADTMLIPSEVKESFIKKCSILHFGSISTMYKNSGAATLKGITLAKKHGKIVSYDPNVRLNLWEGRHNAAKKHIKRYFKYADIIKVSDTELKFLFGRIPDKKSIKGVFRENQLVFISAGKNGCYVKFGDVFFHSPGVKVKAIDTTGAGDAFMAGVLYMVDKMGKGLCLDEKQLREIASFANAKGAKAAMKKGAV, encoded by the coding sequence ATGTCCAAAATAATCAGCATAGGCGAGATACTGGGGGATTTTGTCCCTGAAGGCAAAGGGCATATACTGCGGCCCGGGGGAGCGCCTTCAAATGTGGCGGTTAACCTTGCGCGGTGGGGCGCTGATGCCGCGATAATTTCAAAAGTGGGCGATGATTTTCTTGGCCGCTTTCTTACCGGTTTTGTTAAATCAAACAACGTGGATGTTTCCTGCATATATAAAATTAAAGGGTATAAAACAGGCCTTGTATTTGTGTTTCTTGACAAATCAGGGGAGCGGGATTTTACCTTTTACGGAAATCCTTCGGCAGATACGATGTTAATACCTTCTGAAGTTAAGGAAAGTTTCATAAAAAAATGTTCTATTCTGCATTTTGGTTCTATCAGCACGATGTATAAAAATAGCGGTGCTGCCACATTAAAAGGTATTACGCTTGCTAAAAAGCACGGTAAAATAGTTTCTTATGACCCTAATGTGCGGCTTAACCTTTGGGAAGGCAGGCACAACGCCGCAAAAAAACACATTAAGCGGTATTTTAAATACGCGGATATTATAAAGGTAAGCGATACAGAGCTTAAATTTTTGTTTGGCAGAATTCCGGATAAGAAAAGCATAAAGGGCGTATTCAGGGAAAACCAGCTTGTGTTTATAAGCGCGGGCAAAAATGGGTGTTATGTTAAGTTTGGGGATGTGTTTTTCCATTCGCCCGGGGTAAAAGTTAAGGCGATTGATACCACCGGCGCAGGGGATGCTTTTATGGCAGGCGTACTTTATATGGTTGATAAGATGGGAAAAGGGTTATGTCTGGATGAAAAACAACTGCGTGAAATCGCCTCCTTCGCCAACGCCAAAGGCGCGAAAGCGGCAATGAAAAAAGGGGCGGTTTGA
- a CDS encoding acetate kinase: MKVMVINCGSSSLKFKLFDMEKNNVLLAEGVIEEIGKEKSKFNFKTHKMKKDEKVVKEIKAENHTEAVEAVEKILIDPKVGLFKDKIEVDAVGHRVVHGGEKFSKSALITKGVKEVITDCFEIAPLHNPPNMAGIEACEKIFKDVPQVAVFDTAFHQTMTKQAYIYGLPYELYERYHVRKYGFHGTSHEYVSKRAAELLKKDIKNTKLITCHLGNGASITAVNGGQSYDTSMGFTPLEGLVMGTRTGDMDPAVVTFLMKKEHLDADAMDSLLNKKSGLKGISGVSNDLREIMEAAKNDNARAKFAIDIFCYRITKYIGAYAAAMGGLDAVVFTGGIGENAVAIRKEVCETLGFLGIKIDDLKNESKEKEKVISKGKVKVMVIPTNEELMIAMKTKWVAEESKHTFR, translated from the coding sequence ATGAAAGTTATGGTTATTAATTGCGGAAGTTCTTCGCTGAAATTCAAGCTGTTTGACATGGAAAAGAACAATGTGCTTTTAGCTGAAGGTGTCATTGAAGAAATAGGCAAAGAAAAATCCAAGTTCAATTTTAAAACGCATAAAATGAAAAAAGATGAAAAGGTGGTCAAAGAGATTAAAGCTGAAAACCACACAGAAGCGGTTGAAGCGGTTGAAAAGATTTTAATTGACCCTAAAGTAGGGCTGTTTAAGGATAAAATAGAGGTAGATGCCGTAGGCCATAGGGTTGTTCACGGCGGGGAAAAGTTCAGCAAATCCGCCCTTATCACAAAGGGTGTAAAAGAAGTAATTACAGACTGTTTTGAAATAGCGCCCCTGCATAATCCGCCAAACATGGCGGGTATTGAAGCCTGCGAAAAGATATTCAAGGATGTGCCGCAGGTGGCTGTTTTTGATACGGCTTTCCATCAGACAATGACAAAACAGGCATACATATACGGGCTTCCGTATGAACTATATGAACGTTATCACGTAAGAAAGTACGGTTTTCACGGTACGTCGCATGAATACGTTTCCAAAAGGGCTGCGGAGCTTTTAAAGAAGGATATTAAAAATACAAAGCTTATCACCTGCCATCTTGGCAACGGCGCCAGCATAACTGCTGTTAATGGCGGCCAGTCATATGATACGTCTATGGGTTTCACCCCTCTTGAAGGGCTGGTAATGGGAACAAGGACAGGCGATATGGATCCCGCGGTTGTGACTTTTTTAATGAAAAAAGAACACCTTGATGCTGACGCAATGGACAGCCTGCTGAACAAAAAAAGCGGGCTTAAAGGAATCTCCGGCGTTTCAAATGATTTAAGGGAAATTATGGAAGCGGCGAAAAATGATAATGCAAGGGCGAAATTTGCCATAGATATATTCTGCTACAGAATCACAAAATATATCGGCGCATATGCAGCTGCCATGGGCGGCCTTGACGCGGTGGTATTTACCGGCGGAATAGGGGAAAACGCAGTTGCAATCAGGAAAGAAGTATGTGAAACACTTGGTTTCCTTGGAATAAAAATTGACGATTTAAAAAACGAATCAAAAGAGAAAGAAAAAGTTATAAGCAAAGGCAAAGTGAAAGTAATGGTAATACCGACAAACGAAGAGCTTATGATTGCCATGAAGACAAAATGGGTGGCAGAAGAATCAAAGCATACGTTCAGGTAA
- the pta gene encoding phosphate acetyltransferase — protein sequence MASFMEQVFEKAKKDPKKVVLPEGNDERTVEAAAKCAEMKIADITILGNPDKINEIAKNKNLKLDGVKILDLANLPNIQEYANEFYEMRKAKGVTPEQAMEIMKKDVYYGAMMVKKGVVDTFVAGAVNTTSDVSRAAIYLIGMKPGIKTLSSFFVMILPDKSFGKDGVLFYSDGGFVIDPDENQLSDIAVTTGNTYRELMGEEPKVAMLSFSTKGSAKHARIDKVIKALELAKQKDPSMMIDGEMQGDAALIPAVGAKKAPGSAVAGQANVLIFPDLDSGNIAYKLTERLAKAEAYGPIYQGTAKPCSDLSRGCKASDIINVTAINVVRLQNHK from the coding sequence ATGGCATCATTTATGGAGCAGGTTTTTGAAAAAGCAAAGAAAGACCCCAAAAAAGTAGTCCTTCCGGAAGGTAATGATGAAAGAACAGTTGAAGCGGCGGCGAAGTGCGCGGAAATGAAGATAGCGGATATAACCATCCTGGGAAATCCGGATAAGATAAATGAAATTGCAAAAAATAAAAACCTTAAACTTGACGGGGTTAAGATATTGGACCTTGCAAACCTGCCGAATATTCAGGAATACGCAAATGAATTTTATGAAATGAGAAAAGCAAAAGGCGTCACCCCGGAACAGGCAATGGAAATCATGAAAAAAGACGTCTACTACGGAGCAATGATGGTAAAAAAAGGCGTTGTTGATACGTTTGTAGCCGGCGCGGTTAACACCACTTCGGATGTTTCAAGGGCGGCTATTTATCTTATAGGAATGAAACCCGGGATTAAAACTCTTTCCAGTTTCTTTGTTATGATACTTCCGGATAAATCTTTCGGCAAAGACGGCGTGCTGTTTTATTCTGACGGCGGATTTGTAATAGACCCTGATGAAAATCAGCTTTCTGACATTGCGGTAACAACAGGAAATACATATAGGGAGTTAATGGGAGAAGAGCCAAAAGTGGCAATGCTTTCATTTTCCACAAAAGGAAGCGCCAAACACGCAAGGATAGACAAGGTTATTAAAGCACTGGAGCTTGCAAAACAGAAAGACCCTTCAATGATGATAGACGGAGAAATGCAGGGCGACGCGGCGTTAATACCCGCTGTAGGCGCGAAAAAAGCGCCCGGTTCCGCGGTTGCGGGGCAGGCAAATGTCCTGATATTCCCGGACCTTGATTCCGGAAATATAGCTTATAAACTTACCGAAAGGCTTGCAAAGGCGGAAGCTTACGGGCCTATTTATCAGGGGACCGCAAAACCGTGCAGCGATTTATCGCGCGGCTGCAAGGCAAGCGATATTATTAATGTAACTGCAATCAATGTTGTAAGGCTTCAGAATCACAAATAA
- the rfaD gene encoding ADP-glyceromanno-heptose 6-epimerase — MIAVTGGAGFIGSAIIWELNQRGITDIHVVDELGTDEKWKNLNGLKFSDYEEKESFIKRVVYDDKLLRDSLEGVIHMGACSATTEKDASFLIENNYKYTQVTGKWCAKYGKKFVYASSAATYGDGAQGFDDAHEKIESLRPLNMYGYSKQLMDLWALKSGIISKMAGVKFFNVFGPNEYHKDDMRSVVHKAFGQINATGKIQLFKSHKKGYEDGGQLRDFVYVKDAVAMTLHAYDKGLSGIYNVGTGKARSFADLAKATFNAMGKPVNIEYIDMPESIREKYQYFTEAKTDKIRAAGFNGKIHTLEEGVKDYVQNYLMKDNPFLG, encoded by the coding sequence ATGATAGCGGTAACAGGCGGAGCGGGATTTATAGGAAGTGCCATAATATGGGAACTTAACCAGCGGGGGATTACGGATATTCACGTGGTGGATGAGCTTGGCACGGATGAAAAATGGAAAAACTTAAACGGGCTTAAATTTTCGGATTACGAAGAAAAAGAGAGTTTCATTAAACGCGTGGTATATGACGATAAACTGCTTCGTGACTCTTTGGAAGGCGTGATTCATATGGGTGCGTGCAGTGCGACCACGGAAAAAGACGCGTCTTTTCTGATAGAAAACAATTACAAATATACACAGGTAACAGGCAAGTGGTGCGCAAAGTATGGAAAGAAGTTTGTTTACGCAAGTTCTGCCGCCACTTACGGCGACGGAGCGCAGGGGTTTGACGACGCGCACGAAAAAATAGAATCCTTACGGCCGCTTAATATGTACGGTTATTCCAAACAACTTATGGACCTTTGGGCTTTAAAAAGCGGCATAATATCAAAAATGGCGGGCGTTAAGTTTTTCAATGTATTTGGGCCGAATGAATACCACAAAGACGACATGAGAAGCGTTGTGCATAAAGCGTTTGGACAGATAAACGCGACAGGCAAGATTCAGCTGTTTAAATCCCACAAAAAAGGGTATGAAGACGGCGGGCAGTTAAGGGATTTTGTTTACGTTAAAGACGCGGTTGCCATGACATTGCACGCGTATGACAAAGGATTATCCGGTATCTATAATGTTGGCACCGGAAAAGCAAGAAGTTTTGCAGACCTTGCGAAAGCAACATTTAACGCGATGGGGAAACCGGTAAATATAGAGTACATAGACATGCCGGAATCAATAAGGGAAAAGTACCAGTATTTTACAGAGGCGAAAACAGACAAAATCCGCGCGGCGGGCTTTAACGGCAAAATACACACCCTTGAAGAGGGTGTTAAGGATTATGTTCAGAATTACCTTATGAAGGATAATCCGTTTTTAGGATAG
- a CDS encoding ferredoxin, whose translation MENTKVLIDGRDVKCEGEKNLLEIIRKSGIELPTFCYHSELSVYGACRLCMVEVEGRGLQPACSTIPEAGMKIKTNTEEIRNMRKIIVELLLANGNHDCVTCRKSEHCQLQTLSRRLGIQEVRFKKREQSKPVDASAYSIVRDPSKCVLCGDCVRMCAEVQGVGAIDFAFRGSKCEVVPSFGRDLNKVECVNCGQCARVCPTGALIIKSEVESVWKDIHDKEKTVVVQIAPAVRVALGEEFGLKTGEAVTGRIVAALKMMGFDKVYDTSFTADLTVIEEGNEFIERAGKGEKLPQFTSCCPAWVKFAEQYYPEYLGNLSSCKSPQQMFGSVAREMLPAALNIRQQDLSVVSIMPCTAKKFEAKRPEFIKDKIADVDHVLTTRELARMIGECGIDFKNLTPESFDMPLGYKTGAGVIFGSSGGVTEAVLRYVAEKATGTALEGYEFKNARGEDGIRELSVELNGRTYNLAVVHGLMNARRMLKSVKNGTKSYDLVEVMACPGGCIGGAGQPCYKETDIKKERAKGIYENDKMQQLHKSQENPYIKELYEKHGFNDHKKAHELLHTGYKNRKRTDSDGILVCGGKTPDALKIEVCFGTGCFIRGSQDMMKKIVAYLEENGIKDKTEVRATFCFERCDRGPVVRVGRKVIEKGDLESVLREIDSKVKAAV comes from the coding sequence ATGGAAAATACAAAAGTGTTAATTGACGGCAGGGATGTAAAGTGCGAAGGCGAAAAAAATCTGCTTGAAATAATAAGAAAGTCCGGCATAGAACTGCCCACTTTCTGCTATCATTCGGAGCTTTCCGTATACGGCGCGTGCAGGCTGTGTATGGTGGAAGTGGAAGGCAGGGGGCTTCAGCCGGCGTGTTCCACAATTCCGGAAGCGGGGATGAAGATAAAGACCAACACCGAAGAGATAAGAAATATGAGAAAGATAATTGTTGAACTGCTTCTGGCCAACGGCAACCATGACTGTGTGACCTGCAGGAAAAGCGAGCACTGCCAGCTTCAGACACTGTCCAGAAGGCTTGGCATACAGGAGGTAAGGTTTAAGAAAAGGGAGCAGTCTAAACCTGTGGATGCTTCGGCATACAGCATAGTAAGGGACCCTTCCAAATGCGTGCTGTGCGGCGACTGCGTAAGGATGTGCGCTGAGGTTCAGGGAGTAGGAGCTATTGATTTTGCTTTCCGCGGCAGCAAGTGCGAAGTGGTGCCAAGTTTTGGCAGGGATTTAAATAAGGTTGAATGCGTTAACTGCGGGCAGTGCGCAAGGGTATGCCCGACGGGCGCCCTTATAATTAAAAGTGAAGTTGAAAGCGTATGGAAAGATATTCATGACAAGGAAAAGACTGTTGTGGTGCAGATTGCGCCCGCGGTAAGGGTGGCGCTTGGTGAAGAGTTTGGTTTAAAAACAGGGGAAGCAGTAACAGGGCGTATAGTGGCAGCGCTTAAGATGATGGGTTTTGATAAAGTATATGACACTTCTTTCACTGCAGACCTGACAGTAATTGAAGAGGGCAATGAATTTATTGAAAGGGCGGGAAAAGGCGAAAAACTGCCGCAGTTTACAAGCTGCTGCCCTGCATGGGTAAAATTCGCGGAGCAGTATTACCCGGAATACCTTGGCAACCTTTCCAGCTGTAAGTCGCCCCAGCAGATGTTTGGAAGCGTGGCAAGAGAAATGCTGCCTGCCGCATTAAATATTCGGCAGCAGGATTTAAGCGTGGTTTCTATAATGCCGTGTACCGCGAAAAAATTCGAGGCCAAAAGGCCGGAATTCATAAAGGACAAAATCGCGGATGTGGACCACGTGCTTACCACAAGGGAACTTGCCAGAATGATAGGCGAATGTGGAATTGATTTTAAAAATCTTACTCCGGAATCTTTTGATATGCCTTTGGGATATAAGACCGGCGCCGGTGTAATTTTTGGAAGCAGCGGAGGGGTCACAGAAGCGGTGCTGCGGTATGTGGCAGAGAAAGCAACAGGTACAGCGCTTGAAGGATACGAGTTTAAAAACGCCAGAGGGGAAGACGGCATAAGGGAATTGTCTGTGGAACTTAACGGCAGGACCTATAATCTGGCTGTTGTTCACGGGCTTATGAACGCAAGGCGTATGCTGAAAAGCGTAAAGAACGGCACAAAAAGTTATGACCTGGTGGAAGTAATGGCTTGCCCGGGCGGCTGTATTGGCGGAGCCGGACAGCCCTGTTATAAGGAAACAGATATAAAAAAGGAAAGGGCCAAAGGCATTTATGAAAATGACAAAATGCAGCAGCTTCACAAATCGCAGGAGAATCCGTATATAAAGGAACTTTACGAAAAACATGGTTTTAACGACCACAAGAAAGCGCATGAACTTCTGCATACAGGGTATAAAAACAGAAAAAGAACGGATTCTGACGGCATACTTGTATGCGGCGGAAAAACCCCGGATGCACTTAAAATTGAAGTGTGTTTTGGAACCGGGTGTTTTATAAGGGGCTCACAGGATATGATGAAAAAGATTGTAGCGTATCTTGAAGAAAATGGAATTAAAGACAAAACAGAAGTCAGGGCAACGTTCTGCTTTGAAAGGTGCGACAGGGGGCCGGTAGTAAGAGTCGGCAGAAAAGTAATTGAAAAAGGGGATTTGGAAAGCGTGCTGAGAGAAATTGACAGCAAAGTGAAAGCGGCGGTCTGA
- a CDS encoding NADH-quinone oxidoreductase subunit F: MQTIEVLNLDRIKEDYEKRAGLKERRIIICAGTACVANGALKLFDAIKQAAEKEGIKVVVELKHDDKGGNHLSKSGCQGFCQMGPLVTIMPEDILYTKVRPEDAEEIVKSTIEKGVIIERLLYKNPADGKVCVNKAEIDFYRKQHRYVLKQCGVIDPEDITEYIACGGYSSLEKALKDNPAKVCADILESGLRGRGGAGFPTGKKWDLTRLQNSDKKYIICNGDEGDPGAFMDRSVMEGNPHSVIEGMAIAAHAIGADEGFVYVRAEYPLAVKRMKKAVIDAKASGIIGDTLLGTKKKFNLSVMEGAGAFVCGEETALMASVEGRRGMPKPKPPFPAQKGLWDKPTVINNVETLATIPLILMDGPLEYKKMGTKTSPGTKTFAVTGQVANTGLIEVPFGTTLREIIFGIAGGVTGEGGKVEEGNFKAVQIGGPSGACLTPEHLDLELDFENLKSVGAMVGSGGLVVMNQSTCMVKIAAYFMQFTQNESCGKCVLCREGTKQMLWLMNDICEGKADESVIPVLKELAGAINKGSLCMLGKTAPNPVLSTMRYFPQEYEAHVKDKKCPANECKGLMDVVIDKALCKGCGLCAKVCPSAAITGKVKEPYVINKSKCVKCGVCIDTCRFKAINFKGGN, encoded by the coding sequence ATGCAAACAATTGAGGTACTGAATCTGGACAGAATTAAAGAAGATTATGAGAAACGTGCGGGATTAAAAGAAAGAAGAATTATTATATGTGCCGGAACCGCGTGTGTTGCAAATGGGGCGCTGAAGTTATTTGACGCTATAAAGCAGGCTGCTGAAAAAGAAGGTATTAAGGTTGTTGTTGAACTTAAACATGATGACAAAGGCGGCAACCACTTAAGCAAAAGCGGCTGTCAGGGGTTTTGCCAGATGGGCCCCCTTGTAACAATTATGCCGGAAGATATTCTTTATACAAAAGTAAGACCTGAAGATGCTGAGGAAATAGTGAAAAGTACAATTGAAAAAGGCGTAATTATAGAAAGGCTATTATACAAGAATCCTGCTGACGGAAAAGTATGTGTTAACAAGGCAGAGATTGACTTTTACAGAAAACAGCACAGGTATGTATTAAAGCAGTGCGGAGTCATTGATCCGGAGGATATTACTGAATACATAGCTTGCGGCGGGTATTCGTCACTTGAAAAAGCGCTGAAGGATAATCCCGCGAAAGTGTGCGCTGACATACTTGAAAGCGGCCTTCGCGGCAGGGGCGGAGCCGGATTCCCAACGGGAAAAAAGTGGGATTTAACAAGGCTTCAAAATTCGGATAAAAAATACATTATCTGTAACGGGGATGAAGGCGACCCCGGCGCGTTTATGGACAGAAGCGTAATGGAAGGCAATCCGCATAGTGTGATTGAAGGTATGGCAATCGCGGCGCACGCCATCGGCGCAGACGAAGGTTTTGTTTATGTAAGGGCTGAATATCCGCTTGCCGTGAAAAGAATGAAGAAAGCCGTAATTGACGCCAAGGCATCGGGCATCATTGGCGACACCCTGCTTGGAACAAAAAAGAAGTTTAACCTTAGCGTGATGGAAGGCGCGGGCGCGTTTGTATGCGGCGAAGAAACTGCGCTTATGGCATCTGTAGAGGGCAGGCGCGGGATGCCAAAACCCAAACCCCCGTTTCCGGCACAGAAAGGTCTTTGGGATAAACCGACAGTTATAAATAACGTAGAGACGCTGGCAACAATCCCTTTGATATTAATGGACGGGCCGCTGGAATATAAAAAGATGGGAACAAAGACATCTCCGGGGACCAAGACTTTTGCCGTGACAGGTCAGGTTGCAAACACCGGGCTTATAGAGGTGCCATTTGGCACCACATTAAGGGAAATAATATTCGGGATAGCAGGCGGTGTTACAGGCGAAGGCGGAAAAGTGGAAGAGGGTAATTTTAAAGCGGTTCAGATTGGCGGCCCTTCCGGCGCGTGCTTAACCCCGGAACACCTTGACCTGGAACTGGACTTTGAAAATTTAAAAAGCGTAGGGGCAATGGTCGGGTCGGGCGGGCTTGTGGTAATGAATCAAAGCACCTGCATGGTAAAAATAGCGGCGTATTTTATGCAGTTTACGCAGAATGAAAGCTGCGGCAAGTGCGTGCTTTGCAGGGAAGGTACAAAGCAGATGCTGTGGCTTATGAATGACATATGCGAAGGAAAAGCCGATGAGTCCGTTATACCCGTGTTAAAAGAACTTGCCGGCGCGATAAACAAAGGTTCGCTTTGCATGCTTGGAAAGACAGCGCCGAATCCTGTGTTATCCACGATGCGTTATTTTCCGCAGGAATATGAAGCGCACGTAAAGGATAAGAAGTGCCCTGCCAATGAATGTAAAGGGCTTATGGACGTGGTGATAGATAAAGCGCTGTGCAAAGGGTGCGGGCTGTGCGCCAAGGTTTGCCCTTCGGCGGCGATAACAGGAAAAGTTAAAGAGCCTTATGTAATAAATAAAAGCAAGTGCGTTAAATGCGGGGTATGTATTGATACCTGCAGGTTTAAAGCGATAAATTTTAAAGGAGGCAATTAA
- a CDS encoding NADH-quinone oxidoreductase subunit NuoE — MEKQKKFEKVMEIIERNGANAARLIPILQEIQDEYRYLPEEIMDFTATCLKIPPARVYGVATFYSHFALAPKGKYIIKVCDGTACHVKRSETLIDAIQKKLKLSDGKNTTDDMLFTMETVSCLGACGLAPVVVINEDIYGQMTADKVTAVLEGIIKKEAANNANN; from the coding sequence ATGGAAAAGCAGAAGAAGTTTGAAAAGGTAATGGAAATAATAGAAAGAAACGGCGCGAATGCCGCCAGGCTTATCCCGATACTGCAGGAAATACAGGACGAATACAGGTATCTGCCGGAAGAAATTATGGACTTCACCGCGACATGCCTTAAAATTCCGCCTGCAAGGGTCTATGGGGTTGCCACTTTTTATTCGCATTTTGCGCTTGCCCCCAAAGGCAAGTACATAATCAAAGTGTGTGACGGGACCGCGTGCCACGTTAAACGCTCCGAAACACTTATAGACGCGATTCAGAAAAAACTAAAACTAAGCGACGGTAAAAACACAACAGACGATATGCTTTTTACCATGGAAACGGTATCCTGCCTTGGCGCGTGCGGCCTTGCGCCGGTGGTTGTAATAAATGAGGATATTTACGGACAGATGACGGCGGATAAAGTAACGGCTGTACTTGAAGGAATTATAAAGAAGGAGGCGGCAAATAATGCAAACAATTGA
- a CDS encoding redox-sensing transcriptional repressor Rex, producing MTQIDRKAIPVPALRRMPAYCNYLKSLTLKGVVYISTTAVANDLNLIPIQVRKDFEYTRLSGRPKIGYNLEMLIEAIEYILGWNKMSNAVIAGVGNLGKALLSYQGFKNYGLDIIAGIDEDKKKQGKEVAGRKIFSPDQIGALVKENKIGIGIITVPVESAQAMADLFVKAGVKALWNFAPVMLNVPADVVVQNENLASSLAVLSQRIKQQKEK from the coding sequence ATGACACAGATAGACAGAAAGGCGATACCGGTTCCCGCATTAAGAAGGATGCCGGCGTACTGCAATTACCTTAAGTCCCTAACATTAAAAGGGGTTGTTTACATTTCTACAACTGCTGTGGCAAATGATTTAAACCTGATTCCAATTCAGGTCAGAAAAGACTTTGAATACACCCGCCTTTCGGGAAGGCCTAAGATTGGGTACAACCTGGAAATGTTAATAGAGGCAATTGAATACATCCTTGGATGGAATAAGATGTCAAACGCGGTTATAGCAGGTGTTGGTAACCTTGGCAAAGCGCTTTTAAGCTATCAGGGATTTAAAAATTACGGGCTGGATATAATTGCCGGGATTGACGAGGATAAAAAGAAACAGGGTAAGGAAGTGGCGGGCAGAAAGATTTTTTCGCCGGACCAGATTGGCGCGCTTGTTAAAGAAAATAAAATAGGAATTGGAATCATTACGGTGCCTGTTGAAAGCGCCCAGGCAATGGCGGACTTATTTGTGAAAGCCGGAGTTAAAGCGCTGTGGAATTTCGCGCCGGTAATGCTGAATGTTCCGGCAGATGTGGTTGTACAGAATGAGAACCTTGCATCATCACTTGCGGTCTTATCGCAGAGAATCAAGCAGCAGAAAGAAAAATAA